The following proteins are co-located in the Numida meleagris isolate 19003 breed g44 Domestic line chromosome 8, NumMel1.0, whole genome shotgun sequence genome:
- the CD99L2 gene encoding CD99 antigen-like protein 2 (The sequence of the model RefSeq protein was modified relative to this genomic sequence to represent the inferred CDS: added 55 bases not found in genome assembly): protein MAARRLLGLLAAAALLGAGHGDDPGELNLEDALSPIQPTPKRPSKPAGGTGGRDFDLADYFDSPVEPTSRPARPTARPVPRPGKPDNGFWDVIRTTTTKRPKTTQAPRKQNPGKNPLDLDLADALGDGDDARGGRQPGVRPEEGFSDSDLEGIVDDGYRPDKKKGNGGNTDSQDKQVETGTIAGIASALAMALVGAVSSYISYQQKKFCFSIQQGLNAEYVKGENMEAVVSEEPQVKYSVLETQSAEPPKHDGTKA from the exons GTCATGGGGACGACCCAGGGGAACTCAACCTAGAAGATGCCCTCAGCCCCATACAGC CCACGCCCAAGAGACCCAGTAAGCCGGCCGGTGGGACGGGAGGAAGAG ACTTCGACCTGGCCGATTACTTCGACAGTCCTGTGGAGCCCACCAGCAGGCCGGCCAGGCCCACCGCCAGGCCCGTCCCGCGCCCAGGGAAGCCAG ACAACGGCTTTTGGGACGTCATccgcaccaccaccaccaagcGGCCAAAAACGACGCAGGCGCCCCGCAAGCAGAACCCAG GGAAGAATCCTTTGGATCTGGACTTGGCTGATGCCCTTGGAGATGGGGACGATGCGAGGGGTGGCAGACAGCCGGGTGTGAGGCCGGAGGAAG GATTTTCAGACAGTGACCTGGAAGGCATCGTGGATGACGGCTACAGACCTGACAAGAAGAAAG GAAACGGGGGCAACACTGACAGCCAAG ATAAACAGGTGGAGACGGGCACCATCGCCGGCATCGCCAGTGCCCTGGCCATGGCGCTCGTGGGGGCCGTCTCCAGCTACATCTCCTACCAGCAGAAGAAGTTCTGCTTCAGCATCCAGC AGGGACTTAACGCCGAATACGTGAAAGGGGAGAACATGGAAGCTGTCGTAAGCGAGGAGCCCCAAG ttAAATACTCAGTACTGGAAACACAGTCGGCAGAACCCCCGAAACACGACGGTACGAAGGCGTGA